From a single Clostridium isatidis genomic region:
- the trpA gene encoding tryptophan synthase subunit alpha produces the protein MNRIDLKFKKLKEKNEKALITFITAGDPDIGTTVELALEIEKAGADIIELGIPYSDPVADGEVIQESSQRALNKGIKIKDIMQAVKDIRKQSSIPLIYLVYYNCIFKYGIEKFIRDCSKSGIDGLIIPDLPLEERGEIMEFAYENDIYILPMVAPASEERIKNILKEGKGFVYCVSINGVTGTRENISTDLSNYINLIKEYSQLPKAIGFGVSNVEMTKEFSKYAEGVIVGSAIIKRMASTDNKEEGIKRAVSLVKELKEALRS, from the coding sequence ATGAACAGAATAGATTTAAAATTTAAGAAGTTAAAGGAAAAGAATGAGAAAGCCTTAATTACTTTTATAACTGCAGGAGATCCAGATATAGGCACAACTGTAGAGTTAGCTTTAGAAATAGAAAAGGCAGGTGCAGATATTATTGAGTTAGGAATTCCCTATTCTGATCCAGTAGCAGATGGTGAAGTTATTCAAGAGTCCTCTCAAAGGGCATTAAATAAGGGAATAAAAATAAAAGATATAATGCAGGCTGTGAAAGATATTAGAAAACAATCTTCTATCCCCCTAATATATTTAGTTTATTACAATTGTATATTTAAATATGGAATTGAAAAGTTTATTAGGGATTGCAGTAAATCTGGTATTGATGGACTTATAATTCCAGACTTGCCTCTAGAGGAGAGGGGAGAAATAATGGAATTTGCTTATGAAAATGATATTTATATTCTTCCAATGGTAGCTCCTGCATCGGAAGAAAGAATTAAAAATATTTTAAAAGAAGGCAAGGGTTTTGTATATTGTGTATCTATTAATGGAGTAACAGGAACTAGAGAGAATATATCTACAGATTTGAGTAATTATATAAATTTAATAAAAGAATATAGCCAGCTGCCTAAAGCTATTGGTTTTGGTGTATCAAATGTAGAAATGACAAAAGAGTTTTCAAAATATGCAGAAGGTGTAATTGTTGGAAGTGCCATCATAAAGCGTATGGCATCTACTGATAATAAAGAAGAGGGGATAAAAAGAGCAGTAAGCTTAGTTAAAGAATTAAAAGAAGCTTTAAGAAGCTAA
- the trpB gene encoding tryptophan synthase subunit beta — protein sequence MKGRFGQFGGQYVPETVMNAVMELEVEFEKAIKDERFLEEYKYYLKEYSGRETPLYYARGLSEKYGGAKIYLKREDLNHTGAHKINNVLGQILLAKRMGKKRVIAETGAGQHGVATATVAALLKMECEIFMGEEDIRRQSLNVFKMKMLGAKVTAIKSGTGTLKDAVNGAFRDWVTNIDSTFYVIGSVMGPHPYPTMVRDFQRIIGDEARRQIIEKEGRLPDYLIACVGGGSNAMGIFYPFIEDKEVKLIGVEAAGLGLDTDQHAATVTKGSLGVIHGMKTYVLQDEDGQIMPVYSISAGLDYPGVGPEHAYLKDTKRANYVAITDKEAIGAFKELCLVEGIIPAIESSHAIAYALKLAPTLRKEEIIIVNLSGRGDKDINIVAEEMGVELK from the coding sequence ATGAAAGGGAGATTTGGACAATTTGGTGGGCAATATGTACCTGAAACAGTTATGAATGCAGTAATGGAGCTTGAGGTAGAATTTGAAAAAGCTATTAAGGATGAAAGGTTTCTAGAAGAATATAAGTATTATTTAAAAGAGTATAGTGGCAGGGAAACCCCATTATATTATGCAAGAGGGCTATCTGAAAAATATGGAGGAGCTAAAATATATCTTAAAAGAGAAGATTTGAATCATACAGGAGCCCATAAAATAAATAATGTTTTAGGGCAAATACTTCTGGCTAAAAGGATGGGGAAGAAAAGAGTTATAGCAGAAACAGGGGCAGGTCAGCATGGGGTTGCTACCGCCACTGTTGCAGCATTGCTAAAAATGGAATGTGAAATATTTATGGGTGAAGAGGATATAAGAAGGCAGTCTCTTAATGTATTTAAAATGAAAATGCTAGGAGCCAAGGTTACAGCTATTAAAAGTGGGACAGGCACCTTAAAGGATGCAGTAAATGGAGCCTTTAGAGATTGGGTAACTAATATTGATAGCACCTTCTATGTAATAGGTTCTGTTATGGGGCCTCATCCATATCCAACTATGGTAAGAGATTTTCAACGAATAATAGGCGATGAAGCAAGGAGGCAGATAATTGAGAAAGAGGGAAGACTTCCAGATTATCTTATAGCTTGTGTAGGTGGTGGAAGTAATGCTATGGGTATTTTTTATCCCTTTATAGAAGATAAAGAAGTAAAGCTTATAGGAGTAGAGGCTGCAGGCCTTGGACTAGATACAGATCAGCACGCAGCCACAGTTACAAAAGGGAGCTTAGGGGTGATTCATGGTATGAAAACCTATGTGCTGCAGGATGAAGATGGACAAATAATGCCTGTTTACTCTATATCTGCAGGTCTCGATTATCCTGGTGTTGGACCAGAACATGCTTATTTAAAGGATACAAAGAGAGCTAATTATGTAGCTATAACAGATAAGGAGGCTATAGGTGCTTTTAAGGAACTTTGTTTAGTAGAGGGGATTATACCTGCAATAGAGAGTTCCCATGCCATTGCCTATGCTTTGAAGCTAGCACCTACATTAAGGAAGGAAGAGATAATAATAGTTAATCTTTCAGGAAGAGGAGATAAAGATATCAATATAGTTGCAGAAGAGATGGGGGTGGAACTTAAATGA
- a CDS encoding phosphoribosylanthranilate isomerase: protein MVKIKICGLKRALDIEYVNELKPDYIGFVFADSKRRVSEDIALELTKNLRKDIKTVGVFVNEDINRVKEISEKVKLDILQFHGDEDMTYINSFTGYQVWKSFSIRGEGDLENLSKYTKVSFLLDSKIEGIRGGSGRTFNWNILKDFNLQNKIILAGGLSIENITEAIKVVRPFAVDVSSGVESQGVKDYKKIKDFIGKVRSFI from the coding sequence ATGGTAAAGATAAAAATTTGTGGATTGAAAAGGGCCCTTGATATTGAGTATGTAAATGAACTTAAGCCAGACTATATAGGTTTTGTCTTTGCTGATAGTAAAAGAAGGGTAAGTGAAGATATAGCCTTAGAGCTTACTAAGAATTTAAGAAAAGATATTAAAACTGTAGGGGTTTTTGTTAATGAAGATATAAACAGGGTAAAAGAAATTTCAGAAAAAGTTAAATTAGACATACTTCAATTTCATGGTGATGAGGATATGACATATATTAATTCTTTTACAGGTTACCAAGTTTGGAAGAGCTTTTCTATTAGAGGGGAAGGGGACCTCGAAAATTTAAGTAAATATACAAAGGTTAGCTTTCTCCTTGATTCTAAAATTGAAGGAATTCGGGGGGGAAGTGGAAGGACTTTTAATTGGAATATATTAAAGGATTTTAATTTACAAAACAAAATAATTTTGGCAGGAGGCCTAAGTATTGAAAATATTACTGAAGCCATTAAAGTTGTAAGGCCTTTTGCAGTTGATGTATCTAGTGGAGTTGAGAGTCAGGGTGTTAAAGATTATAAAAAAATTAAAGACTTTATAGGGAAAGTGAGGAGTTTTATATGA
- the trpC gene encoding indole-3-glycerol phosphate synthase TrpC, with protein sequence MILDEIVAVKRKQLELERGKKTLNDLIKKLRARKVRDFETSLKKEGISIIAEIKKASPSKGIIIENFNHKSIAEIYEKINIDALSILTEEHFFKGSNDFIKDAKEITAKPILRKDFIIDEYQIYEAYEIGADAILLIAAILPGKLKSFYHLASSLGLHVLIEVHNEKELEEALETGGKIIGINNRDLKSFQVSLKHTEKLIKYIPKDKIVVSESGIATVEDIKYIESLGVNAVLIGEAFMRNIEDELKINEFILACKAR encoded by the coding sequence ATGATATTAGATGAGATTGTTGCAGTTAAGAGAAAGCAATTGGAATTAGAAAGAGGAAAAAAAACTTTAAATGATTTAATTAAAAAACTTAGAGCTAGAAAAGTTAGGGATTTTGAGACTTCTCTTAAGAAAGAAGGAATATCAATAATTGCTGAAATAAAAAAAGCATCACCATCAAAGGGAATTATAATTGAGAACTTTAATCATAAAAGTATTGCTGAAATTTATGAAAAAATAAATATAGATGCCCTTTCAATACTGACAGAGGAGCATTTTTTTAAAGGCAGTAATGATTTTATTAAGGATGCAAAAGAAATAACAGCTAAGCCTATTCTTCGGAAGGATTTCATTATTGATGAGTATCAGATATATGAAGCCTATGAAATAGGGGCTGACGCCATACTCCTAATAGCAGCCATATTACCTGGGAAGCTTAAAAGTTTCTACCATTTGGCCTCGAGCTTAGGATTACATGTGTTGATAGAGGTTCATAATGAGAAGGAATTAGAAGAAGCCTTAGAAACTGGGGGAAAAATAATTGGAATAAACAATAGAGATCTTAAAAGTTTCCAAGTTAGTCTAAAGCATACAGAGAAACTTATAAAGTATATTCCTAAAGATAAAATAGTAGTTTCGGAAAGCGGCATAGCTACTGTTGAGGATATAAAATATATAGAAAGCTTAGGAGTAAATGCAGTTTTAATTGGGGAAGCCTTTATGAGAAATATAGAAGATGAACTTAAAATTAATGAATTTATATTAGCTTGCAAGGCTAGGTGA
- the trpD gene encoding anthranilate phosphoribosyltransferase, which translates to MINKAIKKIVLRENLTEKEAEAAMNEIMNGKFEPSQVGAFLIGLRMKGESIDEITGCVKSMKKNAKKFNLDLHGEKADKTLVIDTCGTGGDEANTFNISTAVAIIAAAAGVKVAKHGSRAVSSKSGSADVLAEMGFNINIDPNISERCIRETGMTFLFAQNYHPAMKHAALVRKQLSTRTIFNIIGPLTNPANIKGQVLGVFDRDLTHKLGQVLLKLGRERALVVHGDDGLDEITITTKTTVTEIKEGKIIDYAINPQDYGIPVCKKEDIQGGDAKENARIILDIFKGKKGPKRDIVLINAAAALYVGKAVDGIYEGIKLAEEIIDSGRAYNKLKEIVNFSRRVAV; encoded by the coding sequence ATGATAAATAAAGCTATAAAGAAAATAGTGCTAAGAGAAAATTTAACGGAGAAAGAAGCAGAAGCTGCAATGAATGAAATAATGAATGGGAAATTTGAACCTTCACAGGTAGGAGCATTTTTAATTGGACTTAGGATGAAGGGGGAAAGTATAGATGAAATAACAGGCTGTGTAAAATCTATGAAGAAAAATGCAAAGAAATTCAATTTAGATTTACATGGTGAAAAAGCTGATAAAACACTAGTGATTGATACTTGTGGTACAGGTGGAGATGAGGCAAATACTTTTAATATATCTACTGCAGTAGCTATTATTGCAGCGGCTGCAGGGGTCAAGGTTGCTAAGCATGGGAGCAGGGCAGTATCAAGTAAGAGTGGTAGTGCAGATGTGCTAGCAGAAATGGGATTTAATATTAATATTGATCCTAATATTTCAGAGCGGTGTATAAGAGAAACAGGTATGACCTTTCTCTTTGCTCAAAATTATCATCCTGCTATGAAACATGCAGCTCTTGTAAGAAAACAGTTAAGTACAAGAACTATATTTAATATAATAGGACCCTTAACAAATCCGGCAAATATAAAAGGACAAGTACTTGGGGTTTTTGATAGAGATTTAACCCACAAATTAGGCCAGGTTCTCTTAAAGCTTGGTAGAGAAAGAGCTTTAGTAGTTCATGGTGATGATGGTTTAGATGAAATAACAATAACTACAAAAACTACAGTAACAGAGATTAAAGAAGGCAAGATTATAGATTACGCAATAAATCCTCAGGATTATGGAATACCCGTATGTAAAAAGGAAGATATACAAGGTGGAGATGCCAAGGAAAATGCAAGGATTATTTTAGATATATTTAAGGGGAAAAAGGGACCTAAGAGAGATATAGTTTTAATAAATGCTGCAGCAGCCTTGTATGTAGGGAAGGCCGTTGATGGTATTTATGAGGGAATAAAGCTAGCAGAAGAGATTATTGATTCTGGAAGGGCCTATAATAAACTAAAAGAAATAGTGAACTTTAGTAGGAGAGTGGCTGTGTAA
- the trpE gene encoding anthranilate synthase component I: protein MTKEQFNELKKRKKVFPVTFEAHADELTPIVMFYNLEGKNRCLLESALSTKESGRYSFMAEKPYLKLISYEKNISIIKEDGSKMQKKGELLNTVKSLLNIKYSSEYLDLPFTGGAIGYVGYDMIRQYEKLPDSNKDEMNIPDAYLLFYKTVICYDHYNHKLYIIYNVLYEDELEYEEIAKILEKTYEKIRIRREVHSLEKKNLSAKVRSNLSEKEFCDLVNRAKSYIKKGDVSQVVLSQRFSIDTEGNSFELYRRLRSENPSPYLFYIEFGDFEVVGSSPERLVSVKDNIIITNPIAGTRPRGKNKEEDSLLAKELLADEKERAEHVMLVDLGKNDVERISELGTVNIDRFMEVELYSQVMHLVSQVSGKLKEGLSCYDALRSCLPAGTVSGAPKVRAMEIIEELENARRGIYAGALGYFSYQGNMDFCIAIRTIVIKNKTAYIQAGAGIVHDSDPIKEYKETINKAKALRMVICNDK, encoded by the coding sequence ATGACCAAAGAGCAATTCAATGAATTAAAAAAGAGAAAGAAGGTTTTTCCTGTTACCTTTGAAGCACATGCAGACGAATTGACACCTATAGTTATGTTTTATAATCTTGAAGGCAAAAATAGATGTCTTTTAGAAAGTGCCTTGTCTACTAAAGAAAGTGGAAGATATTCTTTTATGGCAGAAAAGCCTTATCTTAAGCTTATTAGCTATGAAAAAAATATTTCTATCATAAAAGAGGATGGAAGCAAAATGCAAAAGAAAGGAGAGCTGCTGAATACAGTAAAAAGTCTGCTAAATATCAAATACAGTTCCGAATATTTGGATTTGCCTTTTACTGGTGGTGCTATAGGTTATGTAGGCTACGATATGATTAGGCAATATGAAAAACTTCCAGATAGCAATAAAGATGAAATGAATATTCCTGATGCCTATCTTCTATTTTATAAAACAGTAATTTGTTATGACCATTACAATCATAAGCTATATATCATTTATAACGTACTTTATGAAGATGAACTTGAGTATGAAGAAATAGCAAAAATATTAGAAAAAACTTATGAAAAAATTAGGATTAGGAGGGAAGTACATTCCCTTGAAAAAAAGAACTTATCAGCAAAAGTAAGATCCAATTTATCTGAGAAAGAATTTTGTGACCTTGTAAATAGGGCAAAAAGCTATATAAAAAAGGGGGATGTATCCCAAGTAGTGTTATCTCAAAGATTTAGCATTGACACAGAAGGAAATTCCTTTGAGCTTTATAGAAGATTAAGATCGGAAAATCCATCACCATATCTATTTTATATAGAGTTTGGAGATTTTGAAGTAGTGGGCTCTTCCCCTGAAAGATTAGTAAGTGTTAAAGACAATATCATAATTACTAATCCAATTGCAGGTACACGGCCAAGAGGAAAAAATAAGGAAGAAGATAGTTTGTTGGCTAAAGAGTTATTAGCTGATGAAAAAGAAAGAGCTGAACATGTAATGCTTGTGGATTTAGGGAAAAATGATGTTGAAAGGATTAGTGAGCTCGGTACTGTTAATATTGATAGGTTCATGGAAGTAGAATTATATTCTCAGGTAATGCATTTGGTTTCTCAAGTTTCAGGAAAATTAAAGGAAGGTTTATCCTGCTATGATGCCTTAAGATCCTGCTTACCAGCAGGTACTGTGTCAGGGGCACCAAAAGTTAGAGCCATGGAAATTATAGAGGAGTTAGAAAATGCAAGACGAGGAATATATGCAGGTGCTTTAGGTTACTTTTCCTATCAGGGAAATATGGATTTCTGTATAGCAATAAGAACTATTGTAATTAAGAATAAAACAGCCTATATACAAGCAGGAGCTGGAATAGTGCATGATTCGGATCCAATTAAGGAGTATAAAGAAACAATAAATAAAGCAAAGGCATTAAGGATGGTGATTTGCAATGATAAATAA
- the glgD gene encoding glucose-1-phosphate adenylyltransferase subunit GlgD, giving the protein MNNCLGIINLDENESRMGELVRFRTLAAIPISARYRIIDFVLSNMANSGIHGIGIFTPKKSRSLINHITNGRPWDLHRKKDGLRIFNFGDYDPFYDDVRNFLDNMEFIEQSRKEYVLISPSYMICNIDYNNVLKKHIKDKNDITIVGKTVSNADEKFLGCEVLNLNNKERVISIGRNIGIEKNAIINMEMIIMKTELFVNIIYECVNTGIHRKIKEYIKSNLDNLKVGIYKFNGYLSCINSIKEYFDTNLDILNQDINNELFYCTNPIYTKSQDEPPTKYTENSRVLNSIIANGSYIEGEVRNCIIGRRVRIGKGAKIENCVIMQNSIIEDNVVMDKVVVDKGTLISENEKIKGTSNYPVTIQKQKTFLME; this is encoded by the coding sequence ATGAATAACTGCTTAGGTATTATAAATTTAGATGAAAATGAGAGTAGAATGGGGGAATTAGTTAGGTTTAGAACTTTAGCTGCAATTCCGATATCCGCTAGATATAGAATAATTGATTTTGTATTATCTAATATGGCTAATTCAGGCATACATGGAATAGGAATTTTCACCCCAAAAAAATCGAGATCTCTTATTAATCATATAACCAATGGAAGACCATGGGATTTGCATAGAAAAAAAGATGGCCTTAGAATATTTAATTTTGGAGACTATGATCCTTTTTATGATGATGTCCGTAATTTTCTTGATAATATGGAATTTATAGAACAAAGCAGAAAAGAATATGTACTGATTAGTCCATCTTATATGATTTGTAATATAGATTATAATAATGTGTTAAAGAAACACATTAAAGATAAAAATGATATAACAATAGTTGGAAAAACTGTATCTAATGCAGATGAGAAGTTTTTAGGCTGTGAAGTTTTAAATTTAAATAATAAAGAAAGAGTTATAAGTATTGGAAGAAATATAGGAATAGAAAAGAATGCAATAATAAACATGGAAATGATTATTATGAAAACAGAACTTTTTGTAAATATAATATATGAGTGTGTCAATACAGGTATCCATAGAAAAATAAAAGAATACATTAAATCTAATTTAGATAATCTAAAAGTAGGAATATATAAATTTAATGGATATTTATCATGCATAAATAGTATAAAAGAATATTTTGATACTAATTTAGATATTTTAAATCAAGATATAAATAATGAGTTATTTTATTGTACAAATCCGATATATACTAAATCACAAGATGAGCCTCCAACTAAGTATACAGAAAATAGTAGAGTATTAAATTCAATAATTGCAAATGGTTCATATATAGAAGGAGAAGTTAGAAATTGCATTATAGGTAGAAGAGTGAGAATAGGAAAGGGTGCTAAGATAGAAAACTGTGTTATAATGCAAAATTCAATAATAGAAGATAATGTAGTTATGGATAAAGTAGTAGTAGATAAGGGAACTTTAATAAGTGAAAATGAAAAAATAAAAGGGACTTCTAACTATCCAGTAACCATACAAAAACAAAAAACATTTTTAATGGAATAG
- a CDS encoding glucose-1-phosphate adenylyltransferase, protein MRKKEIIAMILAGGQGSRLGVLTKNIAKPAVPFGGKYRIIDFPLSNCSNSGIYTVGVLTQYKPLDLNSHIGIGDPWDLDRRDGGVSILPPYQEEKGGDWYKGTANAIYQNIEYVDRYDPEYVLILSGDHIYKMNYDKMLDFHKENNADATIAVIDVPIEEASRFGIMNTRLDNSIYEFEEKPKNPKSTNASMGIYIFNWKLLKEFLKEDEEDPNSSNDFGKNIIPKMLEAKKRLFAYPFKGYWKDVGTIESLWQANMDLLDVNNTLDLYDKGWKIYSQTQVRPAHYIGKEAVIVNSLVTEGCRINGRVENSILSQGVSIGRNSVVKDSVIMPNVKIGDNVIIERAIIGTGAIIDDNYSLVNIDSIGVVGANKHLTWENDIGNDIAIKEISLDLDEEIMGRISFSGGIL, encoded by the coding sequence ATGAGAAAGAAAGAAATAATTGCAATGATTCTAGCAGGCGGGCAAGGATCGAGATTAGGTGTGTTAACCAAGAATATAGCTAAGCCAGCTGTACCATTTGGAGGGAAGTATAGAATAATAGATTTTCCTTTAAGCAATTGTTCAAATTCGGGAATATATACAGTTGGTGTTTTAACTCAATATAAACCATTAGATTTAAATTCTCATATAGGAATAGGAGACCCTTGGGATTTAGATAGAAGAGATGGCGGTGTATCAATACTTCCTCCATATCAAGAAGAGAAGGGCGGAGATTGGTATAAGGGTACAGCTAATGCTATTTATCAGAATATTGAATATGTTGATAGATATGATCCTGAATATGTACTTATATTATCAGGAGATCACATATATAAGATGAATTACGATAAGATGCTAGATTTTCATAAAGAAAATAATGCTGATGCAACAATAGCAGTTATTGATGTACCTATAGAAGAGGCAAGTAGATTTGGAATAATGAATACAAGGTTAGATAATTCAATTTACGAATTTGAAGAAAAACCTAAAAATCCAAAGAGCACTAATGCTTCAATGGGTATATATATATTTAATTGGAAGTTATTAAAGGAATTCTTAAAAGAGGATGAAGAAGATCCTAATTCAAGTAATGATTTTGGTAAAAATATAATACCAAAAATGTTAGAGGCAAAAAAACGACTATTTGCTTATCCATTTAAGGGATATTGGAAAGATGTTGGAACTATTGAAAGCTTATGGCAAGCTAATATGGACTTATTAGATGTTAATAATACTTTAGATTTATATGATAAGGGTTGGAAAATATATTCACAAACTCAGGTAAGACCTGCTCATTATATTGGAAAGGAAGCAGTAATAGTAAATTCCTTAGTTACAGAAGGTTGTAGGATAAACGGCAGAGTTGAAAATTCAATTCTTTCACAGGGAGTATCAATTGGTAGAAATTCAGTCGTTAAGGATTCTGTAATAATGCCAAATGTTAAAATAGGTGACAATGTAATTATTGAAAGAGCAATTATAGGAACTGGAGCTATAATAGATGATAATTATTCATTAGTTAATATAGATAGTATTGGAGTTGTGGGAGCAAATAAGCATTTAACTTGGGAAAATGATATTGGAAATGATATTGCAATAAAAGAAATAAGTCTTGATTTAGATGAAGAAATAATGGGAAGAATAAGTTTTTCAGGGGGGATATTATGA
- the glgA gene encoding glycogen synthase GlgA — protein MKVLIAASEAHPLIKTGGLGDVIGALPKALKKLGVDVRVIMPKYKDIRKDIVENLKYLKNFNVKVGWRNQYCGILEYDYEGVKFYLLDNEYYFKRDGLYGYYDDGEKFAFFDRAVLEFIKNIDWVPDIIHCNDWQTGMIPVLHKLEYMKEEKFKNIKTVFSIHNLFFKGMFSKEVLPELFGYDYETFNNGSLEHYGAVSFLKGAINYSDKVTTVSKTYSEEIKTEEYGEKLDGLLRYRGDSLEGIVNGIDYDEYNPLEDKYIYENYSVDTLYKKIINKKCLQEELGLKVNEEIPMIGMVSRLTHQKGCDLILNILEELLREDVQIVVLGTGDCLYEASFRDFERRHGDKLSVNIRFSNELAHKIYAASDLFLMPSLFEPCGLGQLIALRYGALPIVRETGGLKDTVIPYNKYTGVGNGFGFRNYRADELLMITKYALEVYRDKKAFERLRVQAMNSDNSWEKSAKEYLRLYSNLTGEINFKDIVEELDKSFV, from the coding sequence ATGAAGGTTTTAATTGCAGCATCAGAAGCTCACCCCTTAATAAAAACGGGTGGGCTGGGAGATGTCATAGGTGCCTTACCAAAGGCACTAAAAAAGTTAGGTGTAGATGTAAGAGTCATAATGCCTAAGTATAAAGACATAAGAAAAGATATAGTAGAAAATTTAAAGTATCTAAAAAACTTTAATGTTAAGGTTGGTTGGAGAAACCAATATTGCGGAATACTAGAATATGATTACGAAGGTGTTAAGTTTTATCTTTTAGATAATGAATATTATTTTAAAAGAGATGGATTATATGGATATTATGATGATGGAGAAAAATTTGCTTTTTTTGATAGAGCAGTTTTAGAATTTATAAAAAATATAGACTGGGTACCAGATATAATACATTGTAATGACTGGCAGACAGGCATGATACCAGTATTGCATAAATTAGAATATATGAAAGAAGAAAAATTTAAAAATATAAAAACAGTATTTTCTATTCATAATTTATTTTTTAAAGGAATGTTTTCAAAGGAAGTTTTGCCAGAACTTTTTGGATATGATTATGAAACTTTTAATAATGGAAGTTTGGAGCATTATGGAGCTGTTAGTTTTTTAAAAGGAGCTATTAATTACTCAGATAAAGTTACTACAGTTAGCAAAACATATTCAGAAGAAATAAAGACAGAGGAATATGGAGAAAAATTAGATGGATTATTAAGATATAGAGGAGATTCTTTAGAAGGAATTGTTAATGGAATAGATTATGATGAATATAACCCATTAGAGGATAAATATATATATGAAAATTATAGTGTAGATACATTATATAAGAAGATAATTAATAAGAAATGTTTGCAGGAAGAATTAGGCTTAAAAGTAAATGAAGAAATACCTATGATTGGTATGGTTTCAAGATTAACTCACCAAAAAGGATGCGACTTAATATTAAATATTCTTGAAGAATTATTAAGAGAAGATGTTCAAATAGTTGTTTTAGGAACTGGAGACTGTCTTTATGAGGCGAGTTTCAGGGATTTTGAAAGAAGACATGGAGATAAATTAAGTGTAAATATAAGGTTTAGTAATGAACTTGCCCATAAAATATATGCAGCTTCAGATTTATTTTTAATGCCATCATTATTTGAACCTTGTGGACTTGGACAATTAATAGCTTTAAGATATGGAGCTTTACCTATAGTTAGAGAAACAGGAGGATTAAAGGATACTGTAATTCCATATAACAAATATACTGGTGTTGGAAATGGTTTTGGCTTTAGAAATTATAGAGCTGATGAATTATTAATGATAACTAAGTATGCATTAGAAGTATATAGAGATAAAAAAGCTTTTGAAAGATTAAGAGTACAAGCTATGAATTCTGATAATAGTTGGGAAAAGTCTGCTAAGGAATATTTAAGATTATACAGTAATCTTACTGGAGAAATAAACTTTAAAGATATAGTAGAAGAATTAGATAAAAGTTTTGTTTAG